A segment of the Triticum urartu cultivar G1812 chromosome 1, Tu2.1, whole genome shotgun sequence genome:
ccacgaagggtccacgaagaagcaaccttgtctatcccaccatggccatcgcccacgaaggacttgcctcactagcggtagatcttcacgaagtaggcgatctccttgcccttacaaactccttggttcaactccacaatcttgtcggaggctcccaagtgacacctagccaatctaggagacaccactctccaagaagtaacaaatggtgtgttgatgatgaactccttgctcttgtgcttcaaatgatagtctccccaacactcaactctctctcacaggatttggatttggtggaaagaagatttgagtggaaagcaacttggggaaggctagagatcaagattcatgtggtaggaatggaatatcttggcctcaacacatgagtaggtggttctctctcagaacatatgagttggagtgtagatgtgttctgatggctctctccacgagtgaagaggaggtggaggggtatatatagcctccacacaaaatccaaccgttacacacaatttaccaatctcggtgggaccgaatcaacaaactcggtcggaccgaaatagtaaacctagtgaccgttagagattttcggtgggactgacatgcaacccggtaggaccgatatggttagggttagggcataacgtaatctcggtgagaccgattgcacaaactcggtgagaccgatttggtaataagctaaccagagggttcgtcaggcaaactcggtgggaccgattacacaaactcggtgagaccgattttggtaatgagCATACACAGTGAGTTTGCATTGTAACCTCGGTAGTACCGTTTGCACAagatcggtgagaccgattttggcaatggacatacacagtgagattacaatcccatctcggtgagaccgagatccctatcggtagaaccgatttgctagggtttggcaatggctatgacaagtgaaactcggtggcgccggatagaaataatcggtaggtccgagtttggcttaggtttaggtcatatgtggaaatgggaaagtagctgaggattttggagcatatcattaagcacttgaagcaagaggctcattaagcaacacctcatccctccttgatagtattggcttttcctatggactcaatgtgatcttggatcactaaaatgtaaaatgaagagtcttgagctttaagctttagccaatcctttgtccttagcatcttggagaatttcccacaacctttagtccatgccactccattgttgaacttatctaaaacatactagatagaaacgttagtccaacaaaatatgttgtcattaattaccaaaaccacctagggagcacttgtgctttcagataaagtaaagcattaccgggcgattgcattgcatacaataaagcgacaaccatatggctcctgccagttgccgataactcggttacaaaacatgatcatctcatacaataaaatttagcatcatatcttgaccatatcacatcacaacatgccctgcaaaaacaagttagacgtcctctactttgttgttgcaagttttacgtggctgctacgggcttagcaagaaccgttcttacctacgcatcaaaaccacaatgatagtttgtcaagttggtgctgttttaaccttcgcaaggaccgggcgtagtcacactcggttcaactaaagttggagaaactgacacccgccagccacctgtgtgcaaagcacgtcggtagaaccagtctcgcgtaagcgtacgcgtattgtcggtccgggccgcttaatccaacaataccgtcgaaccaaagtatgacatgctggtaagcagtatgacttatatcgcccacaactcacttgtgttctactcgtgcatattacatcaactcataaaacctggctcggataccactgttggggaacgtagtaatttcaaaattttcctacgcacacgcaagatcatggtgatgcatagcaacgagaggggagagtgttgcccacgtaccctcatagaccgaaagcagaagcgttataacaacacggttgatgtagtcgtacgtcttcacggcccgaccgatcaagcaccgaaactacggcacctccgagttctagcacacgttcagctcgatgacgatccccggattccgatccagcagaatgtcggagaagagttccgtcaacacgacggcgtggtgatgatcttgatgttctaccgtcgcagggcttcgcctaagcaccgctacaatattgtcgaggattatggtggagggggcaccgcacacgtctaagagatcaatgatcaattgttgtgtctttgggatgccccctgcccccgtatataaaggagtggaggagggagagggccggccctctctatggcgcgccctaggggagtcctactcccaccgggagtaggattccccctttcctagtagaactaggagcccttccaagtagtaggagtaggagtgaaggaaagggaagggaaaaggagaaggaaggaagggggcgcccccctccctagtccaattcggaccagcccatggggaggggtgcggccaccctttgaggcctttctctcctttcccgtatggcccattaagacccaatacgaattcccgtaactcctcggtactcccgaaaatacccgaataaCTCGAAACCTTTTcgatgttcgaatatagtcgtccaatatatcgatctttatgtcttgaccatttcgagactcctcgtcatgtccccgatctcatccgggactccgaactccttcggtacatcaaaacacataaattcataatataaccgtcatcgaactttaagcgtgcggaccctacgggttcgagaactatgtagacatgaccgagacacgtctccggtcaataaccaatagcggaacctggatgctcatattggctcctacatattctacgaagatctttatcggtcaaaccgcataacaacatacgttgttccctttgtcatcggtatgttacttgtccgagattcgatcgtcggtatttcaatacctagttcaatctcattaccggcaagtctttttactcgttccgtaacacatcatcccgcaactaactcattagttgcaatgcttgcaaggcttatagtgatgtgcattaccgagtgggcccagagatacctctccgacaatcggagtgacaaattctaatctcgaaatacgccaacccaacaagtaccttcggagacaccagtagagcacctttataatcacccagttacgttgtgacgtttggtagcacacaaagtgttcctctggtaaacgggagttgcataatctcagagtcataggaacatgtataagtcatgaagaaagcaatagcaacaaactaaacgatcaagtgctatgctaacggaatgggtcaagtcaatcacatcattctctaatgatgtgaccccattaatcaaatgacaactcatatgtctatggctaggaaacttaaccatctttgattcaacgagctagtcaagtagaggcatattagtgacatactgtttgtctatgtattcacacatgtattatgtttccgattaatacaattctagcatgaataataaacatttatcatgatataaggaaataaataataactttattattgcctctagggcatatttccttcaactacTACTATGTTATTTTGCACTATGAAAGTAGTAATTTAggctagtgtcatatgcatgacactagtataagttactccccactatgaccagcctaagtgAGATGTAGTCTTCCTGTTTAGTTAATTTGCAGTGCATGTACCCGGAGGCGAGACCCGTGTGCCCACACGGCACGGCCTGCTTATAAACAGGCCTCCGTGTGTCGTGCCTGGCCGGACTGTTGCCCACCTTTGCCATGAGCTGAATTAGACATGAATTTAGAACCTCAAATGGGAGGCTCACAATCTCATAAAACATGGTCTTTCGTTAGGGGGCCATGTGCGTTTAGGCCAATCTGAAGATCTTCTCCTCGTATCTGTAAACATTAAGACAGACTAGAAGAACGCTCGTGCGTTGCAACAGGATGACATTAATTTTAAGAGTTCAATAttaatattctcatacatatcaagtgacactggcgaccttttttaccatcaaatcctcacacacacactctctcccttcctcttcctcactctctcccccctctccctctctctctctctaacacacacacatatccatcttattgggtacgggaccataatccatctatttcacacacacacacacacatacgcTAGTGCATAACAATATGGATTATGTGTATATATTTGCCACCACAACCGAGGGAATTAATTTCATGTAAATCGGCCAGTCACAGCTCCAAGAATACGCGGAGGAGGTGGCCCGGGTCGGCGTCGGCGCCGTTACGGCGCGGGCCACGGGCCCGCTTCCAGGTGCGTCTGCGTGCCGGCCACCCACACAGGGTCCTTCAAGTGCCGCTTCCACCGCACCAACTCCCAGGGCCAGGGAAGCCACCCTTCTTCGCCCCCTTCACCGGCCGCGGCCAACACGGTGCCGTGGCACCCGGCCTCACCGTCCTCGTCCTCCGGCACCGTCGCGATCCAGTGACGCAGCCCAAGCACCGGCCTCGAGAATCAAGAACGCTCGACAACGGAGAGGGAAGGGAAGATCATATACATGTCATAAGAAAGGGAGTTTATTTACTACTCCATCGATGTATTGTTTCCTTTGCTTGGAGATTGATTACTATCCGTGAGTTAAGGTAAGATTAATGTGATTGAGCGATTTTTTCtgaaaatcaaatatttgttttctaattaatgtgattgagtgatttaaggtaaggttaattaatttagatttgatctttagagattGTTCGTGATTGATTCTACATTATTAAATAACTTGCGCCAGTATGAAAAGTTCTGATCTGTTCAGATTTCTTTCATTGTGTGAGAGGATGACGCGAAAATAAACTGATGAAGTGCGGGGAGGGGACGAAAAAATCTACGAAAAAACCAACAAAGGTGGGAGGAGGTACAGAAAAACCATGGGAGGTAGGACGAAAAAAACCCTGGAAACGAGACTACCAACTACTCCATTAAGAGTAGAGATCTTTAGAGATTGTTCGTGATTGATTCTACATTACTAAATAACTTGCGCCAGTATGAAAAGTTCTGATCTGTTCAGATTTCTTTCGTTGTGTGAGAGGGTGACGCGAAAATAAACCGATGAAGTGGGGGGAAGGGACGAAAAAAAATCTACAAAAAACCAGCGAAGATGGGAGGAGGTACCAAAAAATCCACGGGAGGTGGGACGAAAAAAAAAACTAGAAGCGAGACTATCAACTGCTACATTAAAAGTAGAGATTAATAAAGTTTTGCGAGTTTGTCTAAAAAAAGAGTAAATATTTGCCCCCTTTCGCTCTATCCTGCAAAATACGAGGACCAGTACCCAAAAGCGGCAGGGGGCCTTCCGCAAAAGTGCCAGCAGCACCGCCTGGCGCCGGATCTGGCCCATCCTTCTCCCATCGAACGGCCCATAAGTCGCTGGCGCAGTAATCCCCACGTCGCACAGGCTACCTTCTCGACCGCAGGCTCGCTAACCCTAAATCTCCGCCTCGTCCGTCGTCGCCACCGCCATCGccgttccgccgccgccgccgcgccgtaCTCCAGGCGCCCCCGCCCCCGGCCTCTCGCCAGCGTCGCCGTCCCCCGTTCTTCCCCGCCGGGACGTCCCGCCCCTGCCGTCTCcgccgcgcccctcccccccgATCTTGGGCCGTCGGTCTCCTTTGCTTGAGGTATGAGCCAGGTCGTTTCCATCCGGCGATTACCTTGGTTAAATCCCTCCCGTTTGGGAGGAGACCTTCAGAATTTCTCGTCGCACATCATCTAGATCCGCCCCTGAGGATAAGTAGCCAATCCGAATTTGCGAATAGGTCGAGGTCTGAATAGGGTCAACGATCTTGTTTGAATTCAACGGGGTATGTTCTTGTTGGGATTTATTGGGAAGTTCCGGAGTTGTGCGTAGCAGGGAGCCTAGAATTCAATGGGATTTGTTCTTGTTGGTTAGGCCGGGGTAGGGGGTTGGGGGGTGGGGGTGGGTTGTTCATTGCAGGTGTTCTTTCCTACACTGGCAAAATCAGAATTTCTTCAAGAGTGTGAGCATGTCGGGGTGAATCATGGGGATGGGGTTTGCCACATTCGTTTGCTCTGATTATCTTTGGTCCATCACTTTAAATGAAATTTGACCCATGGACACTTTCTTTTATCAACAAGTAGTGGAAAGCGCCTGCGGAGGCCGTGCCTCGAGCGAGGGTTGTCGAGCATGACAAGGATAGTGCTAGCCATCCGAGCACTGCTCGACTTCTCATTAGTCCATCGCTTACGTTATCCCACATGTTCTTTCCAATGGGTTTCCTAGTTGGAGTACATCTCAGATAAGCCAAACATGGTCTTTCTTTTGGTGCCTAGTTGTTCTGAACTTTTCCCCTTTTTTGTACCCTCTTGACCGCACTAGGTTGTGTGTATTACTGACTTCTTTATCTGTCCGTGGTTTCTATTTTGCACTTGTCTCCATATTGCTAATGCATGATTAATACATTTGTCATAAGTTACCACTTATAATACTGCTCGTTTTAGATGTTGGGATCTAATACTGTATCTCCACAGTTTGTCATTGTTTTGGTTGCAAATGGCGACTGAAGCTGCTTCTCACATCTCTGGCGGTTCGGAGTCAACAACGGTGGCGTTGCTAGAACAACTTACTGAAGTATTTGGCAAGCTGAAGTCCCACACAGAAGCATCCCTACAATTGCAAAGTGGCATTCAGTGGGAAGATATCAAAGTACATTTCCTGAACCTTGAGAAGTCATACAGAAGCAAGTGCGATGAACTGGAAGACAAGCAGAAGGCATTAGAAGAACAGAAAGCCGGAGGTCGTAGGCTGATTGCTGAGAAAGAAGCTGATCTTTCTGCAAAAGAGCGTGCTTCTGTGAACAAACTTCAGGAGCTGAAGGATGCTGCCGTCTCTACCCTAGCAGAGGTGCGCAAAAAATATAATGTCGAGCTTTCTGAGATACTTGATGCCAATGGAAGCAAAGACAAAAAGGTAAAAACCCCAACCGACGACACCAATACATCGCTCCCTTCAGACGAGCATAACTCTGCTAAAGGGTCGGGCAAGCCATCTGAACCTTCACCAGTTGAGGTTAAGCCGCGCCCTGCACTGAAGGAACTCTGTGAGCAGATGGACGCTAAAGGCCTTCTGAAATATATTtcagaaaattcaaaaaaacttgCTGGCTTTCGTGATGAACTTTGTGTTGCACTAAAATGTGCAACTGACCCTGCGCGCTTCGTACTTGATTCCTTGGAGGGTTTTTTCCCAGACCAACTGCCTGGGGATAAAAATTACTCCGCTCAGGGGCAGCGCAGAAGCTGTATTGTTTTGATGGAGGCTCTAGCACATTCACTAGGAATGAAGGAGCCAGGTGGCAAACACCCTTGGAGCTCTGAAATTATGGAGCAAGCCAAGGCAATTGCCAAAGAGTGGAAGAGTAAGATAGCTGAGGTTGACCTTGATGCTTCTGATGGCTACTCATTGGAAGCACATGCATTCCTGCAGCTTCTTACAACTTTTAATGTTGATTTGGTGCTTGACGAAGATGAACTATACAAGATTGTAGTTGCCATTTCTCGTCGCAGGCAGACTGCTGAGCTATGTCGCTCTCTTGGTTTGACTGAGAGAATACCAGGTTGGTATCCACTCAGAATGCCGCAAGGCATTATCATCCCTTAATTTACCAGGCTGGTGCCGGTCATGATTTACTGCTAGGCCCCACAACCATCTATGGAATAAATAGCTTACTACTATGTGAATACCATAGACGTTATGTATAAATGCGGTATTCTATGGTCCTAGTGCTGATCATTTGTTCTGCAGGTGTTATTGAGGAGTTGATTAAGAAACACAGGCAAATTGATGCAGTTCAATTCATACAAGCCTTTGGGCTGTCAGAGGCTTTTCCTCCTGCTCCTCTCTTGAAGGCATATGTAGATGAGATAAAAGGCTCACTTAACAATAAGGGGGATGCTGGTGCAACTCCTTCAGTGGTCTGTTCTTTCTACTTACTTTTTGACACGTTGATGATTTTCCAACACATGTTAGTTATTAGTAGCGCAGGATTTATCAACTCCACACTTCTTGCTTTGGGAATTCACTGTTAAAATACTCTTCTTTATTTTCTTGCTATAAGGATTGTTCATGTTGATGTATCAGGATGTATTTGGTATGCATGAGTTATCAGTAATCTAAGTCACATTTAAATTGAGAAGTCATAATTGAGAAATCTGCTGTTGTATTTAGCCCCCAAAAAACTTTCGCCGAGGCAAGTGGGAAATTACTTTATAATCTGCTAAATGGTGCTGCTGTCTGTGAATGATACAACACTGGATTATTAGGTTGTAGCACCCAACTGCCTCGTGTCATTCCCTTGTTTCAGAATCCAGAGTAGTTAATGTACATGGTGGATATTTTCTGTTGATTTCTGTGCTTAAATAGTTCCATGTTTAGTTTTCCTGTCATTTTATCCAGTTTCCATTTATATTGAGAATTTTGAGCTAATTGTGTTGTGATTTGGTAAAAAAAAAACACATGTGCAGGATGACTTGAAGAACCGCGAGCTAGTTGCATTGAGGGCCATAATCAAGTGCATCGAGGAGTACAAGCTCCAGAAGGAGTGTCCACTTGGACCTCTCCAGAAACGCATCAACGAGCTGAAACCAAAGGGCGCGAAAAGGCCATCAGGTTCTGCTAATCGCAACTACGCGAAGAAGCAGCGGGTCTCTGGCAGTGGCACTTCAGCTCCTCGGAGGCCCACTGGTGCAGTAGCTCCCCGCAGGCCCGCAGCTCCAGTCGGCACATGGCAGCAGCGCGCCCCTCCGCCGGTGGCCGCCTACCCCGACAGGTACGGGGTAGCCGCCGACCGGTACCACTACGCGCCGCCTCCTGCCGCAGCGTATGACGCGGCCACCTATGCCGCctacggcggcggtggcgagcaGTACAGGGCCGCCGCCCCAAAGCCATACCAGTACAACCCAGGATCAGCAGCCGCAGCAGCCGCCGCCGCGTCGTACAACAACATACCCCAGTATAAGGTCGTGTACGGCGGCCCCGGCGCCCAGCCGTCCACGGCGGCAGCCGGCTACGCGCCCTACGGCGGAGGCTCGGTGGGGCAGCAGCAGCCCCAGCCTGCCGCTTCGTCTGGAGGCTACCTGAGCTATGCCGCCGGGTTCGGCTACCGCCCTTCACAGCAGCAGTAGAGGATGTAAGGTGAAACTACCCTGTTAGGCCTTTGCTCTTGTATGCAATGTGTACTTTGCTCCCTGGAACCACCCTCCGGACCGTAGAGGAGTGGTGGAGTTGTTTACCATCCATCCATCCCCTAGTGCATCTTGTAGGTGCTGTAACTTGCTTTTTTTCCCCCAAATCTTGTCGATGTAAGAAGTCATAAAGAGATTTGTGGTGCTACTTGCATCTTACTTAACTGCTGCCAGTAGCCTCTGTGTTTCTGTCTGCATTAGCTGTTGCCGTGGTTGCTTGCTTGGACCTGTGCACATGTGTTGGTTTGCGTTTCATTAAGTATTGGTGCTGCAATCATTGAATAGTTTGTGTGTGTTTGATGTGCAAACTGTAAACCTTTTTGGATGAGAGCGTGGACAAGAAGAACAGATGGAGGCTCAAACAGAGGAAGTTGAAAAGCTGATCGGATATGTGCTGTCTTCCTAGTAACAGGGCTGGATTCCTGAATCCTGTGCTGAGACCGACCGTGCTAGTTTCTCGATCAAACGGCtcgcccctcgtcgccggcgtgcgTGCGACCATTTCATTTTTCACCCCCAATGAGAAGTGAGAATCATCCCTCTTCTTGTTTAACCTGGATTTTTCACCCCCAATGAGAAGTGAGAATCATCCCTCTTCTTGTTTAACCCGGAGCCGCCCCCACACTCCTTGCCTGGAGCACGTAGCCGATGTGGTCTCGGCCGAATCAGAAGTGTTGCGTCAAGGTCTAATGCTCATTCAGAGCCTTGGGTGTGCCAACGTAATTGTCCAAACTGATAATGTAACCGTGGTAGAGGCGTTGAATTTGAACGAGGGTTACTCAATGATTGCAGCACCAATACTTAATGAATGTCGAAGTCTACTTTCAAATTTCGGAAAGGTACTTATTGAACATTGTAACAGGTAGTCAAACATGGTTGCTCATGAGCTAGTTAGGTCTGGGAGGAGTAATCCACTAAAAAAGGGCCACTTCCTTGTACTCCCTCTGTCACAGTTGCAAAAATATCTGGGACCAAAGTAGTTAGTGATTGAAGTACTGAAAATAGCATCGGTTGTCAATTACGATGCCTAATTAGTGAAGAAAttaatgttggggaacgcagtaatttcaaaaaaattcctacgcacacgcaagatcatggtgatgcatagcaacgagaggggagagtatgatctacgtacccttgtagatcgcaacggaagcgttgacacaacgtagaggaagtagtcgtacgtcttcccgatccgaccgatccaagcaccgttactccggcacctccgagttcttagcacacgtacagctcgatgacgctccccgggctccgatccagcaaagcttcggggatgagttccatcagcacaacggcgtggtgacgatgatgatgttctaccgacgcagggcttcgcctaagcactacaacaatatgaccgaggtggaatatggtggaggggggcaccgcacacggctaaggaacggtcacgaagatcaacttgtgtgttctagggtgcccccctgcctccgtatataaaggagccaagggggaggggcggccggccaaggtgggcacgccaaggggagtcctactcccaccgggagtaggactcctagttggacaaggagagaaaggggaaagaggaggaagagaggaaggaaagggggggggggcgccgcccccttcccttgtcctattcagactaggaaggggaggggcgcggggccacctcctgcctccttctctcttctccctcaaggcccatgtaggcccaataaaccccccggggggttccggtaaccccccggtactccggtaaaatgccgatttcacccggaacgattccgatgtccaaatataggctttcaatatatcaatctttatgtctggaccatttcgagactcctcgtcatgtccgtgatcacatccgggactccgaactaacttcggtacatcaaaatgcataaactcataataactgtcatcgtaacgttaagcgtgcggaccctacggttcgagaacaatgcagacatgactgagacaaatctccggtcaataaccaatagcgggacctggatgcccatattggttcctacatattctacgaagatctttatcggtcagaccgcataacaacatacgttgttccctttgtcatcggtatgttacttgcccgagattcgatcgtcgatatccaatacctagttcaatctcgttaccggcaagtctctttactcgttccgtaatacatcatctcacagctaacatattagttgcaatgctgtcggtgtactagagtaggggtaccctagtatcccgaacttgtgcacgggcagtcgcagcatcccgcggcaaggcttgccgggtggccgccaagaccctccgcggctactttgaagaccattcaagaacaaagtactcaaaacaaggccccggcaagaggagcttgccgggaaggccaaccaaggccccggcaagagaagctggccgggaaggaaacaagaccccggcaagaggagcttgctgggaaggccactcaaggcataccaagaaaacttaccgcgacgcgccacgcgtcccggcaaggcccagtgagcgacaagctcccggacatgccaagacgacgaccgcggcaaggagcttgccgcaggaaacccccacttcgtgcccgcgctccggc
Coding sequences within it:
- the LOC125531053 gene encoding FRIGIDA-like protein 3, whose product is MATEAASHISGGSESTTVALLEQLTEVFGKLKSHTEASLQLQSGIQWEDIKVHFLNLEKSYRSKCDELEDKQKALEEQKAGGRRLIAEKEADLSAKERASVNKLQELKDAAVSTLAEVRKKYNVELSEILDANGSKDKKVKTPTDDTNTSLPSDEHNSAKGSGKPSEPSPVEVKPRPALKELCEQMDAKGLLKYISENSKKLAGFRDELCVALKCATDPARFVLDSLEGFFPDQLPGDKNYSAQGQRRSCIVLMEALAHSLGMKEPGGKHPWSSEIMEQAKAIAKEWKSKIAEVDLDASDGYSLEAHAFLQLLTTFNVDLVLDEDELYKIVVAISRRRQTAELCRSLGLTERIPGVIEELIKKHRQIDAVQFIQAFGLSEAFPPAPLLKAYVDEIKGSLNNKGDAGATPSVDDLKNRELVALRAIIKCIEEYKLQKECPLGPLQKRINELKPKGAKRPSGSANRNYAKKQRVSGSGTSAPRRPTGAVAPRRPAAPVGTWQQRAPPPVAAYPDRYGVAADRYHYAPPPAAAYDAATYAAYGGGGEQYRAAAPKPYQYNPGSAAAAAAAASYNNIPQYKVVYGGPGAQPSTAAAGYAPYGGGSVGQQQPQPAASSGGYLSYAAGFGYRPSQQQ